A genomic window from Flavobacterium hankyongi includes:
- a CDS encoding phenylacetate--CoA ligase family protein, with product MIRFFDLSLKLNGFPIKEAQTEFNAILCFSPEEHLKFIEQKKSEILNYHLQNNSYYRNFVGKSEVKNWNDIPVMTKKDFQKPLSERLSKDFTEKSVFKNKTSGSSGDPFIFAKDKYAHAITWASIIYRFGWYGIDFNKSYQARFYGIPLDFISYTKERLKDFLGQRYRFTIFDLSDEILEKVLRKFKQKKFDYINGYTSSIVLFAKFLQKKNIILTDVCPTLKVCMVTSEMLFEEDKTLMERQFGISVVNEYGASELDLIAFQNLDGEWQVNSETLFVEILDENNQPVPNGTEGKVVITSLYNKAHPFIRYDIGDIGILDEKSTLNSPILKKLIGRTNDIAILPSGKKSPGLTFYYVTKSIIEDDGNVKEFIIKQTKIDTFEIDYVSETELTSTQIDKIKQAIDLYLESGLYFTFNRRESLQRTTRGKLKQFQSLL from the coding sequence ATGATTCGGTTTTTTGATTTATCCTTGAAATTAAATGGTTTTCCAATAAAGGAAGCCCAAACCGAATTTAACGCTATCCTATGTTTTTCTCCTGAAGAACATTTAAAATTTATTGAGCAGAAGAAGTCAGAAATTCTAAATTATCATCTACAAAATAATTCCTATTACAGAAATTTTGTTGGAAAATCTGAGGTTAAAAACTGGAATGACATTCCTGTAATGACCAAAAAGGATTTTCAAAAACCTTTGTCAGAAAGGCTTTCAAAAGATTTTACTGAAAAATCAGTCTTTAAAAACAAAACTTCGGGTTCAAGTGGTGATCCTTTTATATTTGCCAAAGATAAATATGCTCATGCTATAACTTGGGCTTCTATAATATACCGTTTCGGTTGGTATGGAATTGATTTCAATAAATCCTATCAAGCTAGATTTTACGGGATTCCACTAGATTTTATTAGTTATACTAAAGAACGACTTAAAGATTTTTTAGGACAGCGATATCGTTTTACCATTTTTGATTTATCTGATGAAATATTAGAAAAAGTGCTTCGAAAATTCAAACAAAAGAAGTTTGATTACATAAATGGCTACACCAGTTCCATAGTATTATTTGCTAAATTTCTTCAGAAGAAAAACATTATTTTAACTGATGTTTGTCCAACATTAAAAGTGTGTATGGTCACTTCAGAAATGCTTTTTGAGGAAGATAAAACATTGATGGAAAGACAGTTTGGAATTTCTGTTGTTAATGAATATGGCGCTTCAGAACTTGATTTGATTGCTTTTCAAAATTTAGATGGAGAATGGCAGGTGAACTCTGAAACGTTGTTTGTAGAAATCCTAGATGAAAATAACCAACCCGTTCCTAATGGAACAGAAGGCAAAGTAGTGATTACTTCATTATACAACAAAGCACATCCTTTTATTCGCTATGACATTGGTGATATTGGCATTTTAGACGAAAAAAGCACATTAAATTCCCCTATTCTTAAGAAACTAATTGGTCGCACCAATGATATTGCGATTTTGCCAAGCGGAAAAAAATCACCCGGATTGACTTTTTACTACGTCACCAAAAGCATTATTGAAGATGATGGAAATGTCAAAGAATTCATAATCAAACAAACAAAGATTGATACTTTTGAAATTGATTATGTAAGTGAAACTGAATTAACTTCAACGCAAATTGACAAAATAAAACAAGCAATTGATTTGTATTTGGAATCTGGTTTATATTTCACATTTAACCGGAGAGAATCGCTGCAAAGAACTACAAGAGGAAAGTTGAAGCAATTCCAGAGTTTGCTTTAA
- a CDS encoding glycosyltransferase family 2 protein — MNGLVSIITPTYNSEKFITETIQSVQNQTYQTWEMIIVDDCSSDKTIEIVQQLMEDDLRIHLIRLNKNSGASKARNEAIKLVKGDYMTFLDADDIWFPDFIENSINTIKETGIPFVFSSYRRSNENLEFVYSDFIVPSKVTYTDILKTNSISCLTAFIDVKELGVKLMPDIRKRQDMGLWLKYLKEIPFAHGIQEPKAIYRIRENSLSRDKKALIKYQWQFYREVEKLSILESVYYMMHWMVRGFLKYRN; from the coding sequence ATGAACGGATTGGTATCGATAATTACTCCAACATACAATTCAGAAAAATTTATTACTGAAACCATTCAATCTGTGCAAAATCAAACCTATCAAACCTGGGAGATGATTATTGTAGATGATTGCTCTTCTGATAAAACAATAGAAATTGTTCAGCAATTAATGGAAGATGATCTTAGAATTCACCTTATTCGATTGAATAAAAATTCAGGTGCCTCAAAAGCAAGAAATGAAGCTATAAAATTGGTTAAAGGAGATTACATGACCTTTCTTGATGCTGATGACATTTGGTTTCCAGATTTTATAGAAAATAGTATCAATACAATCAAAGAAACAGGAATTCCATTCGTTTTTTCTTCTTATAGACGTTCAAACGAAAATTTAGAATTCGTATATTCAGACTTTATAGTTCCATCAAAAGTTACATATACTGATATTTTGAAAACCAATTCGATAAGCTGTCTGACCGCATTTATAGATGTGAAAGAATTGGGAGTAAAACTAATGCCTGATATTCGTAAAAGACAAGACATGGGTTTGTGGTTAAAATATTTAAAAGAAATTCCATTTGCCCATGGAATTCAAGAACCTAAAGCAATATATCGTATTAGGGAGAATTCACTTTCTAGAGATAAAAAAGCATTGATAAAATACCAATGGCAGTTTTACCGCGAAGTCGAAAAACTATCCATTCTCGAATCGGTTTATTACATGATGCACTGGATGGTGAGAGGTTTCTTGAAGTACCGTAATTAA
- a CDS encoding undecaprenyl-phosphate glucose phosphotransferase yields MTKGRYSKYIRPISVITDFFLLIFLAEIFLNNFGIYLPYFFVFLLVSWSVLSYFTEFYEVFRFTKPTEILSKLVKQFTLFTLVIIAYFSAAREIIPSFKQLLVFIGFTFLYVTLFKGLLFYYLKKYRIILGGNFRRAIIIGHTQSAINLKNLFTSRPDYGYRFYGFFSNKITGDDIRGKIEDIQDFVLTNKIDDIYCALQELPDDELKNLVEFSDYHRKTIKFIPEESEIYSKNLQIDYYEFFPVLSLKRTPLNDLPNKIIKRLFDIFFSLLIVIFVFSWLFPIVALLIKLESKGPVFFKQGRPGLDQKEFFCFKFRSMFINEKTEEMTIKNDPRITKVGAFLRRTSLDEMPQFLNVLLGDMSIVGPRPHLWSHNNEYQKKIKKYNVRLHVRPGITGLAQVKGFRGEIETDDEMINRIKYDVFYIENWSLFLDIKIILLTVINIFRGQEKAY; encoded by the coding sequence GTGACTAAGGGGAGATATTCAAAATATATTAGGCCTATTAGTGTTATTACTGATTTTTTTCTGCTGATTTTTTTAGCCGAAATTTTTCTGAATAACTTTGGTATTTATTTGCCCTATTTTTTTGTTTTTCTCTTAGTTTCTTGGAGTGTACTTTCTTATTTTACTGAGTTTTACGAAGTTTTTCGCTTCACAAAACCTACTGAAATTTTATCTAAATTGGTTAAACAATTTACTCTTTTTACTCTAGTTATAATTGCCTATTTCTCTGCAGCGAGAGAAATTATTCCAAGTTTTAAGCAATTATTAGTTTTTATAGGGTTTACTTTTTTATATGTAACTTTATTTAAAGGGTTACTATTTTATTATTTAAAAAAATATCGAATCATATTAGGAGGAAATTTTAGAAGAGCAATCATCATTGGTCATACACAAAGTGCTATAAATTTAAAAAATCTATTTACTTCAAGACCAGATTATGGGTATCGCTTCTATGGTTTTTTTTCTAATAAAATAACAGGAGATGATATTAGAGGTAAAATCGAAGATATTCAAGACTTTGTTTTGACAAATAAAATTGATGATATTTATTGTGCATTACAAGAACTTCCAGATGACGAATTAAAAAATTTGGTCGAGTTTTCAGATTATCATAGAAAAACAATCAAATTTATACCAGAAGAAAGTGAAATTTATTCTAAAAATCTTCAAATTGATTACTACGAATTTTTTCCGGTATTGTCATTAAAAAGAACCCCTTTAAATGATTTACCCAACAAGATAATTAAGAGATTGTTTGACATTTTCTTTTCTTTACTAATAGTTATTTTCGTGTTTTCATGGTTATTTCCCATTGTAGCATTATTGATTAAGCTTGAGTCTAAAGGCCCAGTTTTTTTTAAACAAGGAAGGCCGGGTTTAGATCAAAAGGAGTTTTTTTGTTTTAAGTTTCGTTCCATGTTTATAAATGAAAAAACTGAAGAAATGACAATCAAAAACGACCCACGAATCACAAAAGTAGGAGCTTTTTTAAGACGTACTAGCCTTGATGAAATGCCTCAGTTTTTAAATGTTCTTTTAGGTGATATGTCAATCGTTGGTCCAAGACCACATTTGTGGAGTCATAACAACGAGTATCAAAAAAAGATAAAAAAATACAATGTCAGGTTACATGTTAGACCGGGAATTACTGGATTAGCCCAAGTAAAAGGTTTTAGAGGTGAAATCGAAACGGATGACGAGATGATCAACCGAATCAAGTACGATGTTTTTTATATTGAAAACTGGTCTTTGTTTTTAGACATCAAAATTATTCTTCTTACAGTAATTAATATTTTTAGAGGACAGGAAAAAGCATACTAA
- a CDS encoding UDP-glucuronic acid decarboxylase family protein, with product MKRILITGAAGFLGSHLCDRFIKEGYHVIGMDNLITGDLKNIEHLFKLEHFEFYHHDVSKFVHVPGELDYILHFASPASPIDYLKIPIQTLKVGSLGTHNLLGLARVKKARILIASTSEVYGDPLIHPQTEDYFGNVNTIGPRGVYDEAKRFQESITMAYHRFHGLETRIVRIFNTYGPRMRLNDGRVIPAFIGQALRGEDLTIFGDGSQTRSFCYVDDQVEGIYRLLLSDYAYPVNIGNPDEITIKDFAEEIIKLTETNQKIVYHPLPENDPLQRQPDTTKAKEILGWEAKVSRSEGMKLTYEYFKSLPKEELLKEEHKDFKDYIK from the coding sequence ATGAAGAGAATATTAATCACTGGAGCGGCAGGTTTTTTAGGATCACATCTTTGTGACCGATTCATAAAAGAAGGTTATCATGTAATTGGAATGGATAACTTAATTACTGGCGACTTAAAAAATATTGAGCACCTGTTTAAATTAGAACATTTTGAGTTTTATCATCATGATGTTTCAAAGTTTGTACACGTTCCAGGAGAATTAGACTATATTCTACATTTTGCTTCACCTGCAAGTCCTATTGATTATCTGAAAATTCCTATTCAAACATTAAAAGTAGGGTCGCTAGGGACACACAATTTATTAGGTTTAGCTAGAGTAAAAAAAGCGCGTATATTGATTGCATCAACATCTGAAGTATATGGAGATCCTTTAATCCATCCACAAACAGAAGATTACTTTGGAAACGTTAATACAATTGGACCTCGTGGAGTTTATGATGAGGCAAAACGTTTTCAAGAATCAATTACCATGGCATACCATCGTTTTCATGGTTTGGAAACTCGTATTGTTCGTATTTTTAATACCTATGGACCAAGAATGAGACTGAATGATGGTCGAGTAATTCCAGCTTTTATAGGCCAAGCTCTAAGAGGAGAAGATTTAACTATTTTTGGGGATGGTTCACAAACACGTTCATTTTGTTATGTAGATGATCAGGTTGAGGGCATTTATCGTTTATTGTTATCTGATTATGCATATCCTGTAAATATTGGAAATCCAGATGAAATTACCATCAAAGATTTTGCAGAAGAAATAATTAAATTAACAGAAACTAATCAAAAAATCGTCTATCACCCACTTCCTGAGAATGATCCTTTGCAACGTCAACCGGATACTACTAAAGCTAAAGAAATACTTGGTTGGGAAGCAAAAGTTTCTCGTAGTGAAGGAATGAAATTGACTTACGAATATTTTAAATCATTACCTAAAGAAGAACTTTTAAAAGAAGAACACAAAGATTTTAAAGATTATATTAAATAG
- the rfbD gene encoding dTDP-4-dehydrorhamnose reductase, translating into MVVLVTGASGQLGQSLQFIASHYSEMQFIFASSQDLDITNTERVLTFFEQNKIDFCVNTAAYTAVDKAELEHERALFVNVIGPKNLAIACEKSNVTLIHISTDFVFDGSAEKPYLESDETNPIGVYGQTKLDGEKEVISNCDKYFILRTSWVYSKFGNNFMKTMLRLAQDRTELNVVSDQIGTPTNAVDLAEVIVAMIKSKNKEYGIYNFSNEGICSWFDFAKEIFKINNVNIQVNPILTEAYPTPAKRPKYSVLDKSKIKSTFGITIKNWQEALAQTKI; encoded by the coding sequence ATGGTAGTTTTAGTCACAGGAGCTTCAGGTCAATTAGGACAGTCTTTACAATTTATTGCATCTCATTATTCTGAGATGCAATTTATTTTTGCGTCTTCACAGGATTTAGATATAACTAATACAGAAAGAGTTTTAACTTTTTTTGAACAGAATAAAATTGATTTTTGTGTTAATACAGCAGCATATACAGCAGTTGATAAGGCTGAATTAGAGCATGAAAGAGCGCTATTTGTTAATGTTATTGGACCTAAAAATTTAGCAATTGCTTGTGAAAAAAGTAATGTAACACTTATCCATATTTCAACTGATTTTGTTTTCGACGGTTCGGCAGAAAAACCTTATTTAGAATCTGATGAAACAAATCCTATAGGAGTTTATGGTCAAACTAAATTAGACGGAGAAAAAGAAGTCATATCAAATTGCGACAAATATTTCATCTTAAGAACATCGTGGGTGTATTCTAAATTTGGTAATAATTTTATGAAAACTATGTTGCGTTTGGCTCAAGACAGAACCGAATTGAATGTGGTTTCTGATCAAATAGGAACACCAACAAATGCTGTTGATTTAGCAGAAGTTATTGTAGCAATGATAAAATCTAAAAATAAAGAGTACGGTATTTACAATTTTAGCAACGAAGGAATTTGTTCTTGGTTTGATTTTGCAAAAGAAATTTTTAAAATCAACAATGTTAATATTCAAGTAAACCCAATTCTCACAGAGGCTTATCCCACACCAGCAAAAAGACCCAAGTACAGTGTACTGGATAAATCAAAAATTAAAAGTACATTTGGTATAACAATTAAAAATTGGCAAGAAGCTTTAGCACAAACAAAAATATAA
- the rfbC gene encoding dTDP-4-dehydrorhamnose 3,5-epimerase — translation MNFIETNLKGCFILEPKVFHDDRGYFMESFNQNTFEKGIGQKVQFVQDNQSYSSKGVLRGLHYQCGEHAQAKLVRVLEGEVLDVAVDLRPESETYGQSYSILLSAENKKQFYIPRGFAHGFIVLSEKATFFYKCDNLYNKESEGGLIYNDPTIAINWGMSEEDLIISEKDKVLPTIENARKVW, via the coding sequence ATGAATTTTATAGAAACTAATCTTAAAGGTTGTTTTATACTTGAACCTAAAGTTTTCCATGATGACCGTGGTTATTTCATGGAAAGCTTTAATCAAAACACTTTTGAAAAAGGTATAGGACAAAAAGTACAATTTGTTCAGGACAATCAATCGTACTCTTCAAAAGGAGTTCTACGTGGATTGCATTATCAATGTGGAGAACACGCACAAGCCAAATTGGTTCGAGTTTTAGAAGGCGAAGTATTAGATGTAGCAGTAGATTTACGTCCAGAGTCTGAAACATATGGACAATCGTATTCCATTTTACTTTCTGCAGAAAACAAAAAGCAATTTTATATACCTCGTGGTTTTGCCCACGGTTTTATAGTATTGAGCGAAAAAGCTACTTTTTTTTATAAATGTGATAATTTATATAATAAAGAAAGTGAAGGCGGTTTGATTTATAACGATCCAACAATAGCAATTAATTGGGGAATGTCAGAAGAGGATTTGATTATTTCTGAAAAAGACAAAGTGTTACCAACAATAGAAAATGCTCGTAAAGTATGGTAG
- a CDS encoding DUF6909 family protein, translating to MKEIKNISRSRAQESSAAIERLYITMRHLFNRGFYKPMGVSGETLREALLALRPEIYGSIAEEKVELNGLLYVIERLPVGIEECRYINLTSDEGYSKSHFQPIVPPKRRRNCYRIDDEQMNVEITRGRSDIYDILTHLTFIFIESHKIKDKVLIDDEGSVSRDWQKLEQAALQSKKLTLIEREKAISHAANVLGRTFAEVSDIYDDFATAAAPDRFLHIVYWLGKIAIEEVVDNNKRTITFSPILRERLGHHIYGDIWATNIKKTLADNGLLQRPIHIISANMHSVMNSVFAPAVLATKYKGKGEYQIYEDLSASGSKDLRKKVEDFALQHGMISQPDESGTNIDVQIFDTAKFDWKKTAFPNAKINGESPVLIVMDYAFGEQAFETIDELLKPYKVDKKKTFLNVESVSIMGKAGILQGGKGDIMIATAHVNEGTADNYPFENQLTAAMFEGNDIPVYEGPMITVLGTSLQNRDLLKFFHESTWEAIGLEMEGAYYQKAIQSASKIRKSINPDVKVRYAYYASDNPLETGSTLASGGLGTTGVKPTYLITIKILEQIFNC from the coding sequence ATGAAAGAAATCAAAAACATTTCGCGCTCAAGAGCGCAAGAGTCTTCGGCTGCTATCGAAAGACTGTACATTACAATGAGACATTTATTTAACAGAGGTTTTTATAAACCAATGGGAGTTTCTGGTGAAACTTTAAGAGAAGCTTTACTAGCACTTCGCCCAGAAATTTATGGCTCAATTGCAGAAGAAAAAGTAGAATTAAACGGGTTGCTATACGTAATCGAACGTCTTCCAGTAGGAATAGAAGAATGTCGTTATATCAACTTAACTTCTGACGAAGGGTATTCAAAATCTCACTTCCAACCTATTGTTCCGCCTAAACGCCGCAGAAACTGCTACCGTATTGATGACGAGCAAATGAATGTTGAGATTACAAGAGGACGTTCAGATATTTATGATATTTTAACGCATCTAACATTCATTTTTATCGAATCACACAAAATTAAAGATAAAGTACTGATTGATGATGAAGGATCGGTTTCCAGAGATTGGCAAAAACTTGAACAAGCAGCATTACAATCTAAAAAGCTGACTTTAATTGAAAGAGAAAAAGCAATTTCTCATGCTGCAAATGTATTAGGAAGAACTTTTGCTGAGGTAAGTGATATTTATGATGATTTTGCCACTGCTGCTGCACCAGATCGTTTTTTACACATTGTGTATTGGTTAGGAAAAATAGCTATTGAAGAAGTGGTAGATAACAACAAAAGAACAATAACCTTTAGTCCAATTCTTAGAGAGCGCTTAGGACATCATATTTATGGTGATATTTGGGCAACAAACATAAAGAAAACATTAGCAGACAATGGCTTGTTACAAAGACCAATTCATATAATTAGTGCTAACATGCACAGTGTAATGAATTCAGTATTTGCACCAGCTGTTTTAGCTACAAAATATAAAGGAAAAGGTGAGTACCAAATCTATGAAGACCTTTCAGCTTCTGGGAGTAAAGATTTACGTAAAAAAGTAGAAGATTTTGCTTTACAACATGGAATGATTTCTCAGCCAGATGAATCAGGAACAAATATAGACGTTCAAATTTTTGATACAGCTAAATTTGACTGGAAAAAAACAGCATTTCCAAATGCTAAAATTAATGGAGAGTCACCAGTTTTAATAGTAATGGATTATGCTTTTGGGGAGCAAGCTTTCGAAACCATCGACGAGCTTTTAAAACCATACAAAGTTGATAAAAAGAAAACATTCTTAAATGTAGAATCGGTTTCAATTATGGGAAAAGCGGGTATCCTTCAAGGAGGAAAAGGGGATATTATGATTGCTACTGCTCACGTAAATGAAGGGACTGCAGATAATTATCCTTTCGAAAATCAATTGACAGCTGCTATGTTTGAAGGAAATGATATTCCTGTTTACGAAGGACCAATGATTACAGTTCTTGGGACGTCATTACAAAATAGAGATTTGCTTAAGTTTTTCCACGAATCTACTTGGGAAGCCATAGGATTAGAAATGGAAGGAGCTTATTATCAAAAAGCGATTCAATCGGCTTCAAAAATTAGAAAAAGTATTAACCCAGACGTAAAAGTACGTTATGCTTACTACGCTTCTGATAATCCTTTAGAAACAGGAAGTACATTAGCTTCTGGAGGTTTAGGAACAACAGGAGTAAAACCTACATACTTAATTACAATTAAAATTTTAGAGCAAATATTTAACTGCTAA
- a CDS encoding carboxypeptidase-like regulatory domain-containing protein, translating to MKDNRLLVLLLLCVTSVFSQIKGKVIDEFNQPIPYVNIWVQGENIATTSEENGEFIIHTTPDKSLLFSSLGFEKKVVLAKEASLVKLQPTAYQLSEIAITKRRRNRRLEIGQIENTTLQAFDNGPRIDVKFFPYNKSYSKTKYLSKIALLTDCKIENASVKIRIYKADQNGFPGEEMLDKNLIVNVKKGIQTTWVNISENNIEFPIEGVFIGVEKLLIEKNRTEKGVAPNVLYSFVEREFLFNYSGGIWNKKITEIIKNQTSRPKVPEPAINLILTN from the coding sequence ATGAAAGATAATAGACTTTTAGTACTACTGCTGTTATGTGTAACTTCTGTTTTTTCTCAAATAAAAGGAAAGGTAATCGATGAATTTAATCAACCCATACCTTATGTAAATATTTGGGTTCAAGGTGAAAATATAGCAACAACTTCAGAAGAAAACGGTGAATTTATCATTCATACAACTCCTGATAAAAGTCTTTTGTTTTCTTCTTTAGGTTTTGAAAAGAAGGTTGTTTTAGCAAAAGAAGCATCTTTAGTTAAATTACAACCAACAGCATATCAACTAAGCGAAATAGCGATAACAAAACGACGTCGCAATAGACGTCTAGAAATAGGACAAATAGAAAACACTACCTTACAAGCTTTTGACAATGGACCAAGGATTGATGTTAAATTTTTTCCTTATAATAAATCATATTCAAAGACCAAATATTTAAGTAAGATTGCATTACTAACAGATTGTAAAATAGAGAATGCTTCGGTTAAAATTAGAATCTATAAAGCAGATCAAAATGGGTTCCCAGGAGAAGAAATGCTAGATAAAAACTTAATTGTCAATGTGAAAAAAGGAATTCAAACGACTTGGGTTAATATTTCTGAAAACAACATTGAGTTTCCAATAGAAGGAGTTTTTATTGGTGTAGAAAAACTATTGATCGAAAAGAACCGAACAGAAAAAGGGGTTGCTCCAAACGTATTATATAGCTTTGTTGAAAGAGAGTTTTTGTTCAATTATTCTGGAGGAATTTGGAATAAAAAAATTACCGAAATAATCAAAAATCAAACTTCAAGACCTAAAGTCCCTGAGCCTGCAATAAATCTTATTTTAACAAACTAA
- a CDS encoding GH3 auxin-responsive promoter family protein — MSIKSFGAKLFASIIHHKTKKWVNNPIETQQKVFQNLISEAKNTQFGKDHDFANIKAFEDFSKRVPIRDYEDLRPYFDKVVKGESDVLWKGKPLYFAKTSGTTSGAKYIPLTKESMPYHIEAARNAILSYIHETGNVNFVDGKMIFLQGSPILEEKNGVKLGRLSGIVAHYVPKYLQKNRMPSWETNCIEDWETKVDSIVEETINEDMAVISGIPSWVQMYFEKLSAKANKPVGEIFKNFNLFIYGGVNYEPYRAKFENLIGRKVDSIELFPASEGFFAYQDSQKEKGMLLLLNSGIFYEFVKADEFFTENPKRYTIGEVELGVNYVLIISTNAGLWAYNIGDTVQFTSLKPYRVMVSGRIKHYISAFGEHVIGKEVESALQEAMDGTSIRVNEFTVAPQINPSEGLPYHEWLIEFENEPDKLEEFALKIDAAMRKQNVYYDDLIVGHVLRTVIITKVQKNGFQEYMKSIGKLGGQNKLPRLSNDRKIADFFVKE; from the coding sequence AACACTCAGTTTGGTAAAGATCACGATTTTGCAAATATCAAGGCATTTGAAGATTTTAGCAAAAGAGTACCAATCAGAGATTACGAAGATTTACGACCCTATTTTGATAAGGTAGTAAAAGGGGAATCAGATGTTCTTTGGAAAGGAAAACCTTTGTATTTTGCCAAAACATCTGGAACAACTTCTGGTGCAAAATATATTCCGCTCACAAAAGAATCGATGCCATATCATATCGAAGCTGCTCGAAATGCGATTTTGAGTTATATTCATGAAACTGGTAATGTCAATTTTGTTGACGGAAAAATGATTTTTTTACAAGGAAGTCCTATTTTGGAAGAAAAAAATGGAGTCAAATTAGGACGTCTTTCAGGGATTGTAGCACATTATGTTCCAAAGTATCTTCAGAAAAACAGAATGCCTTCATGGGAAACTAATTGTATCGAAGATTGGGAAACCAAAGTAGATTCCATAGTGGAAGAAACTATCAATGAAGATATGGCGGTAATTTCTGGAATTCCGTCATGGGTACAAATGTATTTTGAAAAGCTTTCGGCGAAAGCTAATAAACCTGTTGGAGAGATTTTTAAAAACTTCAACCTATTTATATATGGGGGAGTAAATTATGAACCATACAGAGCAAAATTTGAAAATTTAATAGGACGAAAAGTAGATTCTATAGAGCTATTTCCGGCATCTGAAGGGTTTTTTGCCTACCAAGATTCTCAAAAAGAAAAAGGAATGTTATTGCTTTTAAATTCTGGAATTTTTTATGAATTTGTAAAAGCAGATGAGTTTTTTACAGAAAATCCAAAACGATATACTATAGGCGAAGTAGAGTTAGGTGTTAATTATGTTTTAATCATTTCAACTAATGCCGGACTTTGGGCCTACAATATTGGTGATACTGTTCAATTTACCTCTTTAAAACCTTACAGAGTAATGGTTTCGGGGAGAATTAAACATTATATTTCAGCTTTTGGTGAACACGTTATTGGTAAAGAAGTAGAGAGCGCTTTACAAGAAGCAATGGATGGAACATCAATAAGAGTAAACGAATTTACAGTGGCTCCTCAAATTAATCCGTCGGAAGGTTTGCCTTATCATGAGTGGCTTATTGAATTTGAAAACGAACCAGATAAATTAGAAGAATTTGCGCTAAAAATTGATGCAGCTATGCGTAAGCAAAATGTATATTATGACGATTTAATCGTAGGACATGTTTTAAGAACAGTAATTATAACCAAAGTTCAAAAAAACGGATTTCAAGAATATATGAAATCGATTGGAAAATTAGGAGGACAAAACAAATTACCTAGATTATCTAATGATAGAAAAATTGCAGACTTTTTTGTTAAAGAATAA